From one Alicyclobacillus acidocaldarius subsp. acidocaldarius Tc-4-1 genomic stretch:
- the guaB gene encoding IMP dehydrogenase: MTSAWEHKFVGEALTFDDVLLLPAHSTVLPRDVDVSTRLTTDIRLNIPIVSAAMDTVTTSPMAIAMAREGGIGIIHKNMSIEAQAEEVDRVKRSESGVITNPIYLTPDKPLRDAEALMSKYRISGVPIVECGSQKLIGIITNRDLRFERDDSRPIGEVMTRENLITAPVGTTLTEAKEILQRHKIEKLPLVDAEGNLRGLITIKDIENARRFPNAAKDSQGRLLVGAAVTVSPDVMDRVDALVAAHCDVIVVDTAHGHSEFVLKVVREIRSRYPDIQLIGGNVATAAGCEALMDAGVNAVKVGIGPGSICTTRVVAGVGVPQITAIYDCANVARKRGIPIIADGGIKYSGDIVKAISAGASSVMIGSLLAGTAESPGEIEIYQGRQFKVYRGMGSIGAMRAGSGDRYFQGDNSEGDTKKLVPEGIEGRVAYRGPVSETLYQLVGGLRSGMGYTGCATIQELQEKSQMVRITSAGLRESHPHDVQITKEAPNYSI; this comes from the coding sequence GTGACGAGCGCCTGGGAACACAAATTTGTGGGGGAAGCCCTGACTTTCGACGATGTGCTGTTATTGCCAGCTCACTCGACCGTTCTTCCGCGGGACGTAGACGTCTCCACCCGGTTGACCACGGATATTCGCCTCAACATCCCTATCGTGTCCGCCGCTATGGACACCGTGACCACTTCGCCGATGGCCATCGCGATGGCGCGCGAGGGCGGGATCGGCATTATCCACAAGAACATGTCCATCGAGGCGCAGGCCGAAGAGGTCGATCGCGTCAAACGCTCCGAGAGCGGCGTCATTACCAATCCCATCTATCTCACGCCGGACAAGCCCCTGCGCGACGCGGAAGCGCTCATGAGCAAGTACCGAATCTCGGGTGTTCCGATTGTGGAATGCGGATCGCAGAAGCTCATCGGCATCATCACGAACCGGGATCTGCGCTTCGAGCGGGACGATTCACGACCCATCGGGGAAGTCATGACCCGCGAGAATCTCATCACGGCGCCGGTGGGAACGACGCTCACGGAAGCGAAGGAGATTCTTCAGCGGCACAAGATTGAAAAGCTTCCGCTTGTCGACGCCGAAGGAAACCTGCGCGGTCTCATCACCATCAAGGACATCGAGAACGCTCGTCGATTCCCGAATGCGGCGAAGGATTCGCAGGGCCGTCTTTTGGTCGGTGCGGCGGTGACGGTATCGCCGGACGTGATGGATCGCGTCGATGCGCTCGTGGCGGCGCACTGCGACGTGATCGTCGTGGATACGGCGCACGGGCATTCGGAGTTCGTGCTCAAGGTGGTGCGCGAAATTCGGTCGCGCTATCCGGATATTCAGCTCATCGGTGGCAATGTGGCGACGGCGGCGGGCTGCGAGGCGCTCATGGATGCCGGCGTCAACGCCGTGAAGGTCGGCATCGGTCCGGGATCCATCTGCACCACCCGGGTGGTGGCGGGTGTGGGCGTACCACAGATCACGGCGATTTACGATTGCGCGAATGTGGCGCGCAAGCGTGGAATTCCCATCATCGCGGACGGCGGCATCAAATACTCTGGCGACATCGTCAAGGCCATCTCGGCCGGCGCAAGCTCGGTGATGATCGGGAGCCTGCTTGCGGGGACGGCGGAGAGCCCGGGCGAGATCGAGATCTACCAGGGCCGGCAGTTCAAGGTGTACCGCGGCATGGGCTCCATCGGTGCCATGCGGGCCGGATCGGGCGATCGCTACTTCCAAGGGGACAATTCGGAAGGGGACACGAAGAAGCTCGTGCCGGAGGGCATCGAGGGGCGCGTGGCGTACCGCGGACCGGTGAGCGAGACGCTGTATCAGCTTGTCGGCGGCCTGCGTAGTGGCATGGGCTACACGGGGTGCGCGACCATCCAGGAACTGCAGGAGAAGAGCCAGATGGTGCGGATCACGTCGGCGGGTCTCCGCGAGAGCCATCCGCACGACGTGCAGATCACCAAAGAGGCGCCGAACTACTCGATTTGA